The following DNA comes from Vespula pensylvanica isolate Volc-1 chromosome 5, ASM1446617v1, whole genome shotgun sequence.
tgaatatcgAGATATACTGATGTTATTTAAAACGTGATACTCATATaccattatttcatttatcgtGTTTTTGGCTGTTTAATCGATTGCTAACTAATTACAAAGTTGACAGATTTAACACATTTAATAGTTTGTTCATTTAACCTTCATCGTTATATTTACAACGATAACAAAATATGAACGCAATTTCGAATCACGTGTAAAAAAactagttatatatatataaaaacatatttatgagaattatttcattattttatttcaaaattgatTGGGTAATTAAAGCTGATCTTTCATTGGTCATATATACTTAAGCTGCTAACGCCATTTTGTAACATAATGTAAAACTTGTGACGCTGCTTAACTTCGCagtaaatacgtataatttattataagagTTGGTGAACTAGTTACATACAATTACGCgggaaataataagaaacaaagacaaatagattatttttgaaacgtttccgcaaaaatatattataaaagtttctATTTGCTACTtcgaaaataaagtaaatattattgagATTATAATGGAGGTGAGTTTCAAATTTTAACGGATTAATCGATAACgtttatatttacatgtatcaacgtcatattatatttatggtGTTATATTtgatgagaaatatatatttttatttacatagatgaagttttcaaaatttaaaaaagacgaACGTTGTAAAAAATTAGAGCGTTCCTTGAAACTTTCTTTATTGAGGAAAAATGGTAAATTGACAAATGATGACCCAATCTGGAATGACACGGATGCACAGAATTGGAGTTTTACTGCTTTGTCTCCGAAACCTTTCAAAGAGCCAAAACATGATTTCAAGACAGAACATAATATTGTatcttctaataataattcaccaagaataatgacaataaaCAAGAACAGGTACATTACATATGAACCAGTAATTGCATCTTCCAATGTTCAACAATCTCCAAGACAAAATAACTGCTTTAACAACGATGTTGCTTCGTCGTTGAATATGAATGAATATCATTGtcaaattaatagaaattcaaAAGTCGTTCAAAGAGATTCATTATTGACTAATGAAAACTCAACTCTTGTAGTTCAAAGAGATTTatacgaacaaacaaaaaatatcaaatatgatAAAGATCTTCCTAgattgcaaaaagaaaattcaaagagTAATAGTGATAATAACTATAATCCTCGTAAAACAAACATCGCtaatcttaaagaaaaatcaggtagaactttttttaattggaaaattatGTTAAACAAAGATGGTCATCTGCTTATCAAAGGAACATTAGAAaggtaaatttataaaactgaattcgttataatatttattattgttttttcatatttgttttttatagcGGACAAACTGCACGCAGTAAACCTATTCTTAGAAGATTGACAGCTACAAGTGTacaatctatttttttacatatatattatcttgaaGGAAATATTATGGATAATGAAAATGGTAAGAACTCAAATTTCTGTAAAGGTCTTTacttaatatcattaaaaaaatattacttttcactgttttttttttcttttttttttttctttttttttttttagaattaccAGAATATGTGAGAGGAAAGTTTTATAATGGTTTTCCAGATGACTGGGAAAACGTATATCTATTATGGAAAGTATATATTTCTGAAGGCAGTAAATTGAGCTTTCATTGGCCAACAAAGATTACAGACAGTGATGATGACTTAAATAGCGAAGTGACAAATTTAACATTACAATCCgtaaaggaaaacaaaaacaaatgcCAAAAATCTTGCAATAATACAGATTATAGTTCAAGAATCAAAACtggtaataatatatctaatcttGAAACCCCTATGCCTAgttcaaaaaattttgtacAGGTTCTTAATACAACAAAGATAAttcaagataataaaattttgaataagGAAAATCAACAGCAgcataaaaatgttaaaaatgttaatcagCCTCAATGCGTTCAGAAAAAGCATACATTGAAGGATATTATACAGGAAGATAAAatcaacattattattaataatttgttgcaTAAAGATTGTCCTAAAGAATACATCGTAAAAATTGTACAAATGTTTAATTGTCTTGAAGATGTTCTTTCTTATAGAATAGGAACAAATGACACGAATAAACTAAATCGCGATGATAACGATTCTGGATTGTATAGCAGTCAATTACAAAGTAATGAAACAGTAATTCGTCCAAGGAGATCTTGTATGCCACAATATCATAATATGTCACCAATTACAAACAGAATCAGTCATAATAACTACAACAGAGAAAATATGCATGAGATCTCGAATACGATTCCACAACAACAGTTACAAAATAACGTAGAAGAATTGGATAAGAGAGATTCTGAAGAATTAGAAAGTGAAATTTATGCAGGTATGCCtaaaatcatatttcaaaaagtattagaaaataaaagggcATCATTAAAACAGGATaaacaaaagcaaagaaaaggaataataaattctaccTCTATGACTAAGAGTCATATCACGTCACAAAAAAGAGTTAAGAAAAAACACAGAATAATACATCGTTCTAGTTCCAGCGATAGTGATATTGACAatgatatacaaaattttgtgtctaatgagaaaaaaaaagatgataaagtGATTAGACATAATGCGTTGAAGCAAGGGAAAGATATTATACAATCAAAGACAATATCTTTTACTCAGGGATCTGTATCGTACGAAGGAAATCTTGTTTATCATGATCACAGTGTTAGCATTACCGAAGATGAAGAACCACGAGTAGATGATACGAATCGTATAGGAACACatcctaaagaaaaaaagagcagttttaaatataattgcaCTCGTGACATTTCCACTACGGATGATGAAGTAGAATTACCAGGAGGGATCAATTACAAGAAACATTTGCACACAATGGAGACCATAAAACATAGTGCTAAAAAGCCAAGAATAATAAACCACCATTAATGGTACGGATCATTGCTGATGTATTTGATAGAATTAAGaaagcaattaaaattattttttcttttttattattttagaaatactaaaaaataaaaaataaaaatatatcttctgtactatatttgtttttcgtaAGTTTTGATATAAAGGTTAAGGATTAATTTCATAAGATTCCTGTAAATTATATGCATAATCTTACATtacattagaattatttttttaattgtgaatataataaatatttcttatattcgtatttttcaaatttgacACATGAAGGTTATTGGTATCGAAAGCAATTAGTTCCACTTTTTGACACGGTTAACCATGTCGCCACATTCATTACTATATATCCAATTAGTATGTACCAATTGTGAGTTACGATATTTCATTCTGCTTTGACATAAATACgtctgtaataatatatacatatacacatacatagctATATATTGAatgcatacatgtacatatgtacataatataaattaatgctTGATTCACAAGCAACGAAAGTGTATGTGATTTTGCGTATAAGCGGTGAAAGCAAAGTCGATTGTGTGATGTTGAATGTAGACATATGTGAAATTCGTGCAATACCGGACAAGATTGATATAGGTCTAAGTTTTGCCAATGTTGGAATGATATgtattaaagataaagaataacgaaaaaaaaaaaaaaaaatattaaaaaacttcGATAAAAATGGGTAATCACGTGGCACGTAATATAAGCAATTCTACTAAAAAGACTGATGCAGTTACAAATAATAGCAATGCGCTAACTACAAACACGGTTTCACGAAGTTCCTCTGGTAATGACATCGAACATAGTTCTCCTACACAATTTTTCCCAATTGATAACCTAGCCAAGGTAATTACTCGGTtgatttaagaatttttattttttgtctctgttgtaaaagattttattctgTATGTTTTATCATAAACCAAAATTATAGttataaaaatcgtattttatatatatatatatatatacatacatacatacacacacacacacacacacacacgaatatttatattttttattttaatctttcagGACGTTTATTACTAATTTCTGCtttgatttaataatgataataataatatgcatatattttgtttttattgattttataaaattatctatttgTTACTTAAAACATAAccttaacatttttttctctagatTTTATCGCATCTTACATATGAAGAAAAACATGTACACGGAATCACGATGTCTGTGTTTGAAAAGTACTTATTTCCTAATTATCCTACATTAGCTGAAaagttatttacttatttgcATCACTCTGCTGAAGCAAGTACACCACATTTGACAGTTTCTGCGTTTAAACAACAATCAGAAAAATTTCTGTCTGTCATGAGCGACCAAactatattagaaaattatataacaatatactCTAATATAAAAGATGGAGATATATGTCCTGATCTACTAAGATCTTTACTGATGACTTGTTATCAGCTGGCAATGGATAGTACGGGAA
Coding sequences within:
- the LOC122629703 gene encoding uncharacterized protein LOC122629703 isoform X3, with the translated sequence MEMKFSKFKKDERCKKLERSLKLSLLRKNGKLTNDDPIWNDTDAQNWSFTALSPKPFKEPKHDFKTEHNIVSSNNNSPRIMTINKNRYITYEPVIASSNVQQSPRQNNCFNNDVASSLNMNEYHCQINRNSKVVQRDSLLTNENSTLVVQRDLYEQTKNIKYDKDLPRLQKENSKSNSDNNYNPRKTNIANLKEKSGRTFFNWKIMLNKDGHLLIKGTLESGQTARSKPILRRLTATSVQSIFLHIYYLEGNIMDNENELPEYVRGKFYNGFPDDWENVYLLWKVYISEGSKLSFHWPTKITDSDDDLNSEVTNLTLQSVKENKNKCQKSCNNTDYSSRIKTGNNISNLETPMPSSKNFVQVLNTTKIIQDNKILNKENQQQHKNVKNVNQPQCVQKKHTLKDIIQEDKINIIINNLLHKDCPKEYIVKIVQMFNCLEDVLSYRIGTNDTNKLNRDDNDSGLYSSQLQSNETVIRPRRSCMPQYHNMSPITNRISHNNYNRENMHEISNTIPQQQLQNNVEELDKRDSEELESEIYAGMPKIIFQKVLENKRASLKQDKQKQRKGIINSTSMTKSHITSQKRVKKKHRIIHRSSSSDSDIDNDIQNFVSNEKKKDDKVIRHNALKQGKDIIQSKTISFTQGSVSYEGNLVYHDHSVSITEDEEPRVDDTNRIGTHPKEKKSSFKYNCTRDISTTDDEVELPGGINYKKHLHTMETIKHSAKKPRIINHH
- the LOC122629703 gene encoding uncharacterized protein LOC122629703 isoform X2 is translated as MIHNKKRSNEIEARWQEHLIWKCAPYSSEKPPPMKFSKFKKDERCKKLERSLKLSLLRKNGKLTNDDPIWNDTDAQNWSFTALSPKPFKEPKHDFKTEHNIVSSNNNSPRIMTINKNRYITYEPVIASSNVQQSPRQNNCFNNDVASSLNMNEYHCQINRNSKVVQRDSLLTNENSTLVVQRDLYEQTKNIKYDKDLPRLQKENSKSNSDNNYNPRKTNIANLKEKSGRTFFNWKIMLNKDGHLLIKGTLESGQTARSKPILRRLTATSVQSIFLHIYYLEGNIMDNENDDWENVYLLWKVYISEGSKLSFHWPTKITDSDDDLNSEVTNLTLQSVKENKNKCQKSCNNTDYSSRIKTGNNISNLETPMPSSKNFVQVLNTTKIIQDNKILNKENQQQHKNVKNVNQPQCVQKKHTLKDIIQEDKINIIINNLLHKDCPKEYIVKIVQMFNCLEDVLSYRIGTNDTNKLNRDDNDSGLYSSQLQSNETVIRPRRSCMPQYHNMSPITNRISHNNYNRENMHEISNTIPQQQLQNNVEELDKRDSEELESEIYAGMPKIIFQKVLENKRASLKQDKQKQRKGIINSTSMTKSHITSQKRVKKKHRIIHRSSSSDSDIDNDIQNFVSNEKKKDDKVIRHNALKQGKDIIQSKTISFTQGSVSYEGNLVYHDHSVSITEDEEPRVDDTNRIGTHPKEKKSSFKYNCTRDISTTDDEVELPGGINYKKHLHTMETIKHSAKKPRIINHH
- the LOC122629703 gene encoding uncharacterized protein LOC122629703 isoform X1; the protein is MIHNKKRSNEIEARWQEHLIWKCAPYSSEKPPPMKFSKFKKDERCKKLERSLKLSLLRKNGKLTNDDPIWNDTDAQNWSFTALSPKPFKEPKHDFKTEHNIVSSNNNSPRIMTINKNRYITYEPVIASSNVQQSPRQNNCFNNDVASSLNMNEYHCQINRNSKVVQRDSLLTNENSTLVVQRDLYEQTKNIKYDKDLPRLQKENSKSNSDNNYNPRKTNIANLKEKSGRTFFNWKIMLNKDGHLLIKGTLESGQTARSKPILRRLTATSVQSIFLHIYYLEGNIMDNENELPEYVRGKFYNGFPDDWENVYLLWKVYISEGSKLSFHWPTKITDSDDDLNSEVTNLTLQSVKENKNKCQKSCNNTDYSSRIKTGNNISNLETPMPSSKNFVQVLNTTKIIQDNKILNKENQQQHKNVKNVNQPQCVQKKHTLKDIIQEDKINIIINNLLHKDCPKEYIVKIVQMFNCLEDVLSYRIGTNDTNKLNRDDNDSGLYSSQLQSNETVIRPRRSCMPQYHNMSPITNRISHNNYNRENMHEISNTIPQQQLQNNVEELDKRDSEELESEIYAGMPKIIFQKVLENKRASLKQDKQKQRKGIINSTSMTKSHITSQKRVKKKHRIIHRSSSSDSDIDNDIQNFVSNEKKKDDKVIRHNALKQGKDIIQSKTISFTQGSVSYEGNLVYHDHSVSITEDEEPRVDDTNRIGTHPKEKKSSFKYNCTRDISTTDDEVELPGGINYKKHLHTMETIKHSAKKPRIINHH
- the LOC122629703 gene encoding uncharacterized protein LOC122629703 isoform X4, with the translated sequence MKFSKFKKDERCKKLERSLKLSLLRKNGKLTNDDPIWNDTDAQNWSFTALSPKPFKEPKHDFKTEHNIVSSNNNSPRIMTINKNRYITYEPVIASSNVQQSPRQNNCFNNDVASSLNMNEYHCQINRNSKVVQRDSLLTNENSTLVVQRDLYEQTKNIKYDKDLPRLQKENSKSNSDNNYNPRKTNIANLKEKSGRTFFNWKIMLNKDGHLLIKGTLESGQTARSKPILRRLTATSVQSIFLHIYYLEGNIMDNENELPEYVRGKFYNGFPDDWENVYLLWKVYISEGSKLSFHWPTKITDSDDDLNSEVTNLTLQSVKENKNKCQKSCNNTDYSSRIKTGNNISNLETPMPSSKNFVQVLNTTKIIQDNKILNKENQQQHKNVKNVNQPQCVQKKHTLKDIIQEDKINIIINNLLHKDCPKEYIVKIVQMFNCLEDVLSYRIGTNDTNKLNRDDNDSGLYSSQLQSNETVIRPRRSCMPQYHNMSPITNRISHNNYNRENMHEISNTIPQQQLQNNVEELDKRDSEELESEIYAGMPKIIFQKVLENKRASLKQDKQKQRKGIINSTSMTKSHITSQKRVKKKHRIIHRSSSSDSDIDNDIQNFVSNEKKKDDKVIRHNALKQGKDIIQSKTISFTQGSVSYEGNLVYHDHSVSITEDEEPRVDDTNRIGTHPKEKKSSFKYNCTRDISTTDDEVELPGGINYKKHLHTMETIKHSAKKPRIINHH